The genomic interval CGCCGTGGGTGAAGATTTCCCAGCGCGGCGCCTCGCCCGGACCCGACACCCGCTTGGCGTCGATGGCAACCACGATGCACTGCGAACCGAAGCGCTCGGCGGCCTCGCCGACGAACTCCGGGTTGAACACTGCGGCGGTGTTGATCGACACCTTGTCGGCACCGGCGTTCAGCAGGTTGCGGATGTCCTGTACGGTACGCACGCCGCCGCCCACGGTCAGCGGAATGAACACCTGGCTGGCCATGCGCTCGACGGTGTGCAGGGTGGTGTCGCGGCCTTCCGAGCTGGCGGTGATGTCGAGAAAGGTGATTTCGTCGGCGCCCTGCTCGTCGTAGCGGCGGGCGATCTCCACCGGGTCGCCGGCATCGCGGATATTCTCGAACTTGACGCCCTTGACCACGCGACCGTTGTCCACGTCAAGGCAGGGGATGATGCGTTTGGCGAGGGCCATGGCAATCTC from Azotobacter salinestris carries:
- the hisF gene encoding imidazole glycerol phosphate synthase subunit HisF gives rise to the protein MALAKRIIPCLDVDNGRVVKGVKFENIRDAGDPVEIARRYDEQGADEITFLDITASSEGRDTTLHTVERMASQVFIPLTVGGGVRTVQDIRNLLNAGADKVSINTAAVFNPEFVGEAAERFGSQCIVVAIDAKRVSGPGEAPRWEIFTHGGRKPTGLDAVAWAKKMEGLGAGEILLTSMDQDGMKNGFDLGVTRAISEAVGIPVIASGGVGNLEHLAAGILEGKADAVLAASIFHFGEYTVPEAKAYLAGRGIVVR